From the genome of Lotus japonicus ecotype B-129 chromosome 6, LjGifu_v1.2, one region includes:
- the LOC130725351 gene encoding uncharacterized protein LOC130725351 — MADMLKVLAFLNSRLMIAIGNVKGSLLENELHLDCKKEHLDTHICVITMTCNPKWPEIERQIAKHGLSTYERPDIACRVFRAKLDQLMADFSKGELFGKTMAATYTIEFQKRGLSHAHILLWLHPAYKLNSIAMIDSVICTELPNPEMYPNLFNVVSNFMVHGPCGSSNNQSPCMKNDKCSIFFPKKFTNSTSFDRDGFPINRRRNTGVTTTRRDIPLHNGFVVPYNPKFLMKYQDHINIEYCNKENSIKYLFKYINKGVDRVTMAMSLPKDGIEVDEIKQYYDCRYLSPCEAVWRIFNFFIHDQWSSVNNLTFHLPKKQSVIFYNDQNINDVYDRSKEKITMSMAWMEANAKYPTAKDLTYADFPSLFVFDEIKCEWRPRKKGFSIGRMNFVPPGTRELFYMRMLLNVQQGCNNFDELRTMKNELYDTFRDACAAAGLLNDDNGFIESIKETSLLGSDLRIDDQRLRELCLMEIEKILLINGKSLKDFDGMSVVNADLLA; from the exons ATGGCAGATATGCTAAAGGTATTGGCTTTTCTGAATAGTCGACTAATGATAGCGATTGGAAACGTGAAGGGGTCTCTTTTAGAGAATGAGTTGCATTTAGATTGCAAGAAAGAG CATTTGGATACCCATATTTGTGTCATTACTATGACATGCAACCCTAAATGGCCTGAAATTGAGCGTCAAATTGCGAAGCATGGGTTATCTACATACGAGAGACCAGACATTGCATGTCGAGTGTTTCGTGCCAAACTTGACCAACTAATGGCTGACTTTAGTAAGGGCGaattgtttggtaaaactatGGCAG CGACTTACACTATTGAGTTTCAAAAGAGGGGTTTGTCGCATGCCCACATTCTACTATGGCTTCATCccgcatataaattaaattctaTTGCCATGATAGATTCAGTCATATGCACGGAACTTCCAAATCCAGAGATGTATCCCAATCTTTTTAATGTTGTGTCTAACTTTATGGTACATGGACCATGTGGATCAAGCAACAACCAATCACCATGTATGAAAAATGACAAATGCTCGATATTTTTCCCTAAGAAATTTACAAACTCAACATCATTTGATAGGGACGgatttcctataaatagaagaaggaaCACTGGAGTAACAACAACCAGAAGAGATATCCCGTTGCACAATGGCTTTGTTGTTCCGTACAATCCTAAATTTCTAATGAAATATCAAGATCATATCAACATTGAATATTGCAACAAGGAAAATTCAATTAAGTACTTATTTAAGTACATAAATAAGGGTGTCGATCGTGTCACTATGGCGATGTCTCTGCCAAAAGATGGTATTGAAGTTGATGAAATTAAACAGTACTATGATTGTAGATATTTATCTCCATGTGAAGCAGTTTGGAggatatttaattttttcatcCATGACCAATGGTCGTCTGTTAACAATTTGACATTTCACTTACCCAAAAAGCAATCGGTCATATTCTACAATGATCAGAATATTAATGATGTTTATGACCGATCCAAAGAGAAGATAACTATGTCCATGGCTTGGATGGAGGCTAATGCAAAGTATCCTACCGCAAAGGATTTGACGTATGCTGACTTCCCTTCGTTGTTTGTTTTTGATGAGATTAAGTGCGAATGGAGACCTCGAAAGAAAGGTTTTTCAATTGGAAGAATGAATTTTGTGCCACCCGGAACTAGAGAGCTTTTTTACATGAGAATGTTGTTGAATGTTCAACAAGGGTGCAACAATTTTGATGAATTGAGGACAATGAAGAATGAGTTGTATGATACCTTTAGAGATGCATGTGCTGCTGCGGGATTGCTTAATGACGACAATGGATTTATTGAAAGCATAAAGGAGACATCTCTATTGGGTTCTG ATTTAAGGATTGATGATCAAAGACTTCGCGAACTTTGCTTAATGGAGATTGAAAAGATACTTTTGATCAATGGTAAATCACTGAAGGATTTTGATGGAATGTCTGTTGTTAATGCTGATCTCTTAGCTTAA
- the LOC130725353 gene encoding uncharacterized protein LOC130725353: MGLKSEKPKSPRVTQSCETLVSVKNRGDGASSQHANLATGSKKKKKRTKITYSKRKKTPVVEESFPNVAVTPEAEENPTALINEEVFVASIIAEVLETPIKFTQHADEEPHVASPETAIPDPQSTNAEEHVSGSQPEEVPLPVDETHISSVKEPTVVPESPPRETPVGSSERMADPMVTPPVAEEAVIVEEVHEETESDELLANVKAASGSSKKHKKKTVIVIDDSPVKKSVKRKLSADVDVEESEVEPNVPDIVPSAKKRRVGKRIPENVPVAPMDNVSFHSEESVGKWKYVYKRRIAQERELATEVLACQDVMELLEEAGLMQTVVGLGRCFYKLVKEFIVNIYVDCNVSRSPEFHKVFVRGKCIHFSPLVVNSYLGRSSADVVGEEISLDEIAAEITAGQVTHWPSKGLLSSAYLSVKYDILNRIGAAKWPPTKHASNVSYVLAKLIYLIGTHAQIDFGTFVFDQTMRHADSYALKLPIGFPCMISEIILSQHPDILSADESPSVKASPLTIDNRLLIGTHVPDVAGMTAKSHNAGASSSKPNETVIAELMAPKLFKRLSQAAL; the protein is encoded by the exons ATGGGGTTGAAATCTGAGAAACCCAAATCTCCTAGGGTCACGCAATCTTGCGAAACCCTTGTTTCTGTCAAGAACCGCGGTGATGGTGCATCATCGCAACATGCAAATCTTGCAACCggaagcaagaagaagaagaagcgcaCCAAGATCACCTattccaagagaaagaagacTCCTGTTGTTGAAGAATCTTTCCCCAATGTTGCTGTGACTCCTGAAGCAGAAGAGAATCCCACAGCCCTAATCAATGAGGAAGTATTCGTGGCTAGCATCATCGCTGAGGTACTTGAAACCCCTATCAAATTCACTCAACATGCAGATGAGGAACctcatgtcgcatcaccagaaACTGCTATTCCTGATCCTCAATCCACGAATGCTGAGGAACATGTAAGTGGTTCTCAACCTGAGGAAGTTCCTCTTCCTGTTGATGAAACGCATATCAGTTCTGTGAAGGAACCCACTGTGGTTCCAGAGTCTCCTCCCAGGGAAACTCCTGTGGGTTCGTCAGAAAGAATGGCTGACCCTATGGTCACTCCTCCTGTTGCTGAAGAGGCAGTGATTGTGGAAGAAGTGCATGAAGAAACCGAATCAGATGAATTACTTGCAAATGTT AAAGCTGCTTCTGGTTCTAGTAAGAAGCACAAAAAGAAGACTGTCATTGTTATTGATGACTCCCCTGTGAAGAAGAGTGTGAAGAGGAAGTTGTCTGCTGATGTAGATGTTGAAGAGTCTGAAGTGGAACCAAATGTTCCTGACATTGTTCCATCTGCAAAGAAAAGAAGAGTTGGAAAAAGAATTCCAGAGAATGTACCTGTTGCTCCTATGGATAATGTCTCATTTCACTCTGAAGAAAGTGTTGGTAAGTGGAAGTATGTTTACAAGCGTAGGATTGCTCAGGAAAGGGAGTTGGCTACTGAGGTTCTTGCTTGCCAAGATGTGATGGAGTTGCTTGAAGAAGCTGGGTTGATGCAGACAGTGGTTGGTTTAGGAAGATGTTTTTACAAACTAGTGAAGGAATTCATTGTCAACATCTATGTGGATTGCAATGTCTCCAGAAGTCCAGAGTTTCACAAAGTCTTTGTCAGAGGTAAATGCATTCATTTTTCTCCCTTGGTTGTCAATAGTTATTTGGGCAGAAGCTCTGCTGATGTTGTTGGTGAGGAGATCTCATTGGATGAGATTGCTGCTGAAATCACTGCTGGCCAAGTCACGCACTGGCCCTCTAAAGGTTTGTTATCATCTGCTTATCTAAGTGTGAAGTATGACATTTTGAATCGCATTGGAGCTGCAAAATGGCCACCCACCAAGCATGCTTCTAATGTATCCTATGTGCTTGCAAAGCTGATATATCTGATTGGCACTCATGCCCAGAtagattttggaacttttgtttTTGATCAAACCATGAGGCATGCTGATTCTTATGCCTTGAAGCTTCCTATTGGTTTTCCTTGTATGATCTCTGAGATTATTTTGAGTCAACATCCTGATATCCTCTCTGCTGATGAGTCACCTAGTGTGAAGGCTAGTCCTTTGACTATTGACAACAGGTTGTTGATTGGGACTCATGTTCCTGATGTTGCTGGCATGACTGCTAAGTCTCATAATGCTGGTGCAAGTTCTTCCAAGCCAAATGAGACAGTTATTGCTGAGTTAATGGCTCCAAAACTCTTCAAGAGACTATCACAAGCTGCACTATAA